A DNA window from Daucus carota subsp. sativus chromosome 3, DH1 v3.0, whole genome shotgun sequence contains the following coding sequences:
- the LOC108210702 gene encoding lysine-specific histone demethylase 1 homolog 2 has product MRESPDGSVRRTSRRTVVSKNYNEDQMDELIGDDVLGVSKKRTRTKEDLEKETETEAMIALSLGFPIDALLPDEIAARVVSELGGKEQNDYIVVRNHILAKWRSNVRIWLSKGQIRETVSNEYEHLISAAYDFLLFNGYINFGVSQSFTSQIPEEATEGSVIIVGAGLAGLSAARQLLSFGFKVVVLEGRTRPGGRVYSQKMNNGDSEATVDLGGSVITGIHANPLGVLARQLSIPLHKIRDNCPLYKPDGAAVNQEIDSKVELIFNKLLDKVTELRQMIGGFAHDISLGSFLETLRNFYAVARNTEERQLLDWHYANLEYANAGCLSELSAAYWDQDDPYEMGGDHCFLAGGNWRLIIALCEGVPIYYGKTVQTIKYGNDGVEVVAGDQVFQADIVLCTVPLGVLKKRAIRFEPDLPQRKVEAIDRLGFGLLNKVAMLFTHVFWGEDLDTFGSLSENSNERGKYFLFYSYHTVSGGPVLVALVAGEAAQSFENENPSTLLHCALTVLRGIYGPKGIHVPDPIQSICTRWGSDPLSYGSYSHVRVQSSGSDYDILAESVGNNLFFAGEATNRQHPATMHGAYLSGLREASRILQASKSQQSDPKKYIQKYVGPGTDVLVTLFKWPDMAFGKFLFVFDPSTDDPKSMAVMRVTFEKSADEHCYQKEIVNNFQHTLNQPVHLYAILSRQQALELQSVSCDHESKLSDFLKNHGLKLMGGDALRSIGSSLMVNIISARRGRGRYRISSKKHSASN; this is encoded by the exons TTGCTGCAAGGGTTGTGTCGGAATTAGGTGGAAAAGAACAAAATGATTATATTGTTGTGAGGAACCATATACTTGCAAAGTGGAGGAGCAATGTAAGGATATGGCTTTCGAAAGGACAGATCAGGGAAACTGTGAGCAATGAGTATGAGCATTTGATTTCTGCGGCTTATGACTTTCTTTTGTTTAACGGGTATATCAATTTTGGTGTTTCTCAGTCATTTACATCTCAGATCCCTGAGGAGGCAACAGAGGGGTCTGTGATAATTGTTGGTGCCGGACTTGCTGGTTTATCAGCGGCTAGGCAGCTACTCTCTTTTGGTTTCAAGGTTGTTGTTCTTGAAGGCAGGACTCGACCTGGAGGAAGAGTTTATTCACAGAAAATGAATAATGGGGATAGTGAAGCTACTGTGGATCTTGGTGGCAGCGTCATTACGGGCATTCATGCCAATCCGCTGGGTGTTTTGGCAAGACAACTTTCTATTCCTCTTCACAAGATCAGAGATAACTGCCCCTTGTACAAGCCTGATGGAGCAGCGGTTAATCAGGAGATTGACTCGAAGGTTGAACTTATCTTCAACAAGTTACTTGACAAAGTTACTGAATTAAGGCAGATGATAGGCGGATTTGCACATGACATATCTTTAGGCTCATTTTTGGAGACACTTAGAAACTTCTATGCCGTAGCTAGAAATACTGAGGAAAGACAACTTCTTGATTGGCATTATGCAAATTTGGAATATGCAAATGCAGGTTGCTTGTCAGAACTTTCTGCTGCATATTGGGATCAGGATGATCCCTATGAAATGGGTGGTGATCACTGCTTTCTAGCAGGTGGAAATTGGAGACTTATCATAGCATTATGTGAAGGAGTTCCTATATATTATGGGAAAACAGTTCAGACAATTAAATATGGAAATGATGGAGTCGAAGTTGTTGCTGGGGATCAAGTGTTTCAAGCAGATATTGTGCTCTGCACTGTTCCACTTGGGGTTTTGAAGAAAAGGGCCATTAGATTCGAACCAGATTTGCCTCAAAGAAAGGTAGAAGCAATAGATAGACTAGGGTTTGGTCTGCTGAATAAGGTCGCTATGCTATTCACTCATGTTTTTTGGGGTGAAGACCTAGATACATTTGGTTCTCTCAGTGAAAACAGTAATGAACGAGGAAAGTATTTCTTGTTCTACAGTTACCATACTGTTTCTGGGGGCCCAGTTCTTGTGGCATTGGTGGCTGGAGAAGCTGCGCAATCTTTTGAGAATGAAAATCCGTCCACTTTGCTTCATTGTGCTTTAACTGTCCTTAGAG gtATATATGGTCCGAAGGGCATTCATGTTCCTGATCCCATTCAATCTATATGTACAAGATGGGGCAGTGACCCTCTTTCATATGGGTCCTACTCTCATGTCAGAGTACAGTCATCTGGCAGCGATTATGATATACTTGCTGAAAGtgtaggaaacaacttgttctttGCTGGCGAAGCCACTAATCGTCAACATCCAGCCACCATGCATGGTGCGTACTTAAGTGGTTTAAGAGAAGCTTCACGCATTCTTCAAGCCAGCAAGTCTCAGCAAAGTGATCCTAAAAAGTATATACAGAAGTATGTTGGACCGGGCACTGATGTTCTTGTAACTCTGTTCAAGTGGCCTGATATGGCATTTGGGAAGTTCTTGTTTGTATTTGATCCTTCAACAGACGATCCAAAGTCCATGGCAGTGATGAGGGTTACCTTCGAAAAGTCCGCTGATGAACACTGTTACCAAAAAGAGATAGTAAACAATTTCCAACATACCTTGAATCAACCGGTGCACCTTTATGCTATATTGTCCCGCCAACAGGCACTTGAATTGCAATCAGTGAGTTGTGATCACGAGAGTAAATTGTCAGATTTCTTAAAAAACCATGGTTTGAAGCTAATGGGAGGAGATGCTTTAAGAAGTATAGGCAGCTCCCTAATGGTTAATATCATTAGTGCTCGAAGAGGCAGGGGTCGATATCGAATATCTTCTAAAAAGCATAGTGCTTCAAACTGA
- the LOC108213854 gene encoding uncharacterized protein LOC108213854, which produces MNLNLYNMNRVQLTLTGAALCVMLSVLFSIKLLLAHISNWKKPKEQKAIVVIILMAPIYAVVSYVGLLKFQGSEAYFMFLESIKECYEGLVMAKFLALLYSYLNISISRSIVPDEVKGREIHHSFPMTLFQPHSVKLNHKTLKQLKYWTWQFVAIRPVCSILMIALQLLDIYPDWISWTFTIILNISVSLALYSLVLFYHVFDKELAPHNPLAKFLCVKGIVFFCFWQGILLEILVAMGIIKSQHIWIDVVYIQQAYQNMLVVVEMMFFSVFQMSAYSAAPYAGDTKSSVKDKKKD; this is translated from the exons ATGAACTTAAATCTGTACAACATGAATCGTGTACAACTTACCCTGACGGGAGCCGCCTTATGTGTAATGCTTAGTGTGTTATTCAGCATAAAGCTTCTCTTAGCACATATCTCGAATTGGAAGAAGCCAAAGGAGCAGAAGGCTATAGTCGTTATCATTCTGATGGCTCCTATATATGCTGTGGTTTCCTATGTTGGTTTGTTGAAATTTCAAGGATCTGAAGCTTACTTTATGTTCTTGGAATCGATCAAAGAATGTTATGAGGGTCTG GTGATGGCCAAGTTCTTGGCTTTGTTATATTCATACTTGAACATATCAATAAGCAGAAGCATAGTGCCGGATGAGGTTAAGGGAAGAGAAATCCACCACTCATTTCCGATGACTCTTTTTCAG CCTCACTCTGTCAAACTGAACCATAAAACGCTAAAGCAACTCAAGTATTGGACATGGCAGTTTGTAGCAATTCGGCCTGTGTGCTCCATTTTGATGATAGCTCTTCAACTTCTTGATATATATCCTGATTGGATTAGCTGGACGTTCACCATCATACTAAACATTTCAGTCTCATTGGCATTGTATTCTCTAGTACTTTTCTACCATGTGTTTGATAAAGAGTTGGCACCACACAATCCACTAGCTAAGTTTTTGTGTGTCAAAGGGATCGTCTTTTTCTGTTTCTGGCAG GGAATTCTGCTTGAGATATTAGTTGCAATGGGCATAATCAAGTCACAGCATATCTGGATCGATGTGGTCTACATACAGCAAGCATATCAAAATATGTTGGTAGTCGTGGAAATGATGTTCTTCTCTGTATTTCAAATGTCAGCATACAGTGCTGCACCTTATGCAGGTGACACAAAATCGAGCGTGAAAGACAAGAAGAAGGATTAA
- the LOC108213588 gene encoding uncharacterized protein LOC108213588 has product MILSFRFGLSTAAILFMAAVVKFSALLRKEFTVSQVPLIWNLVVSWFEPPYLYLVINCIIITIFASSKLQKHGTSHNSELNKFLEDDYNGNQNALQSKLVEVMQANSSREIKFSYKYSDEFDLNGNADDSVTETKSPIIVKDVHIDDSNAPGGLYSGKTTSFKEINDKIILEHTVNKMSEPKPPSSGKFVHQKVVEDNKEGKGRLRVLKPKAQELDTLETTWKSITNGQPLQSTCKHTSYGNLQDEHKMILSETFNEQNSNHRIDNMSKRLAGSSGPGKLRRDPSLSQDELNKRAEAFINRFKEDMRLQRKESLDRSVETINSIIC; this is encoded by the exons ATGATTCTATCGTTCAGATTCGGTCTAAGTACAGCTGCTATTCTGTTCATGGCTGCTGTGGTGAAATTCTCCGCATTACTTAGAAAAGAATTTACAGTCTCCCAGGTTCCATTGATTTGGAACCTTGTGGTCTCTTGGTTCGAGCCTCCTTATCTTTACCTCGTTATCAATTGTATCATCATAACTATATTTGCCTCCTCAAAGCTTCAGAAGCACGGTACCAGTCACAACTCTGAGCTCAACAAATTTCTGGAGGATGATTACAATGGCAATCAAAATGCCTTGCAGAGCAAGTTGGTGGAGGTAATGCAGGCAAACTCTTCGCGAGAGATTAAGTTTAGTTACAAATACTCAGATGAGTTTGATTTGAATGGAAATGCAGACGACAGTGTTACTGAGACTAAGAGCCCGATAATTGTGAAAGATGTGCACATTGATGACTCTAATGCTCCTGGCGGTCTTTACTCAGGTAAAACCACTAGTTTTAAGGAGATAAATGATAAGATTATCTTGGAACATACGGTGAATAAGATGTCAGAGCCAAAGCCGCCCTCGTCTGGCAAGTTCGTTCATCAAAAGGTCGTCGAAGATAATAAGGAAG GAAAGGGGAGATTGAGAGTTTTAAAGCCTAAGGCGCAGGAATTAGACACCTTGGAGACTACTTGGAAAAGCATTACTAATGGGCAGCCACTGCAATCAACTTGCAAGCACACTAGCTATGGTAACTTACAAGATGAACATAAGATGATCTTATCCGAGACATTCAATGAACAAAACAGCAACCACAGGATTGATAACATGTCAAAGAGGCTAGCAGGATCTTCTGGCCCAGGGAAACTGAGGAGAGATCCCTCCCTGAGTCAGGACGAGTTGAACAAGAGAGCCGAGGCATTTATTAACAGGTTTAAAGAGGATATGAGACTGCAGAGGAAGGAATCACTCGACAGGTCCGTGGAGACGATCAACAGTATCATATGTTAG
- the LOC108211702 gene encoding uncharacterized protein LOC108211702: MAKNRNKKKNKNDSTSMDVTTSTQPKAVNGPQSMDTSENIVSDQPRTASIRKVKGVQMKRTKNVRKMKAIAKAVSRTEKSATKVLKNESKTLRTQSAKKLYD; encoded by the exons ATGGCGAAGAACAGgaacaagaagaagaataagAATGATTCAACATCAATGGATGTTACTACATCTACTCAACCTAAAGCAGTAAATGGACCTCAAT CTATGGACACTTCAGAAAATATTGTTTCCGATCAACCTCGTACAGCTTCGATCAG AAAAGTGAAGGGGGTACAGATGAAAAGAACGAAGAATGTCCGGAAAATGAAAGCCATAGCAAAAGCTGTATCTCGGACAGAGAAGTCAGCTACCAAAGTTTTGAAGAATGAAAGCAAGACATTGAGAACTCAATCGGCCAAGAAGCTATATGACTGA